From Vibrio aerogenes, a single genomic window includes:
- a CDS encoding glutathione ABC transporter substrate-binding protein, with the protein MKPLSQRTTVALALALSFSAGVMADDLKISMYADITGLDPHDTSDNVSYSVQSGIFERLFQFDASMKLVPQLATKYTSNDDATEFTITLRDGVKFQDGTPFDAEAVKANLTRLADQTKGLKRNSLYKMIESVDVVDSKTVKISLNQSFGAFVNTLAHPSAVMWSPKVLAAYPQEAELRLHPVGTGPFVFEEWHPGKDVKLVKNDSYWQKGWPKVDSVTFFPAPEDSTRVASLKSGQVDAIYPLPADLVNTVKSDDKLAIQRDPSIYLMYMAINTQHKALGDVRVRQALNYALDRHLWLKVNAAGMGVPAHSAMAPKVQFYQQQTSPDYSYNPEIAKKLLKEAGYEHGLKLKLWTSNSTPRVRTAQFVKQQLAQVGIKVTVVPMDSGTRNAKLWSVQDPKKAEFDLYYGGWSPSTGDADWALRPLFASESWTPTAYNVSYYSNEGVDNAIMGGLKTADPEQRAKAYATAQQLIWKDAPIVFLGTPDNLVGKKKKLAGVSMLADGSLLFNQAKFN; encoded by the coding sequence ATGAAACCACTATCACAAAGAACAACAGTTGCTCTTGCGCTGGCTTTGAGCTTTTCAGCAGGCGTAATGGCAGATGATCTTAAGATTTCTATGTATGCTGATATTACAGGTCTGGACCCTCATGATACGTCCGACAACGTCAGCTACTCTGTACAAAGTGGTATTTTTGAGCGCTTATTTCAGTTTGATGCCAGTATGAAGCTGGTGCCTCAGTTAGCAACCAAATACACCAGTAATGATGATGCTACAGAGTTCACTATTACTTTACGTGATGGGGTGAAGTTCCAGGATGGAACACCATTTGATGCTGAGGCGGTGAAAGCGAACCTCACTCGTTTGGCAGACCAAACTAAAGGACTGAAACGAAATAGTCTTTATAAAATGATTGAGTCTGTAGATGTTGTCGATAGTAAAACGGTTAAAATTTCTCTGAATCAGTCTTTTGGTGCCTTTGTCAATACTCTGGCTCACCCTTCTGCTGTGATGTGGAGCCCTAAAGTACTTGCTGCATATCCACAAGAAGCTGAACTTCGTTTGCATCCGGTGGGTACTGGTCCATTTGTGTTCGAAGAATGGCATCCTGGTAAAGATGTAAAACTGGTTAAGAACGACTCTTATTGGCAAAAAGGTTGGCCTAAAGTAGACAGTGTAACTTTCTTCCCTGCACCTGAAGACTCAACGCGGGTAGCGTCACTTAAATCAGGTCAGGTGGATGCAATTTATCCACTTCCTGCGGACTTAGTAAATACAGTCAAAAGTGATGACAAGTTAGCTATTCAACGTGACCCTAGTATTTACCTGATGTATATGGCTATCAATACGCAGCATAAAGCGCTGGGAGATGTACGTGTCCGCCAGGCGCTTAACTATGCGTTAGATCGTCACTTGTGGTTAAAAGTGAACGCTGCGGGCATGGGGGTTCCTGCACATTCAGCAATGGCGCCTAAAGTACAGTTCTATCAACAGCAAACTTCTCCGGATTACTCCTATAACCCTGAAATAGCGAAGAAATTGTTGAAAGAAGCGGGTTATGAGCATGGGCTGAAGTTGAAACTCTGGACATCTAACTCTACTCCTCGCGTTCGTACTGCTCAGTTTGTGAAGCAACAATTAGCTCAGGTTGGGATTAAGGTGACTGTTGTTCCGATGGACTCAGGTACACGAAATGCGAAATTGTGGAGTGTTCAGGATCCTAAGAAAGCTGAATTTGACTTGTATTACGGTGGTTGGTCACCTTCAACAGGTGATGCAGACTGGGCACTACGTCCTCTGTTTGCCAGCGAATCCTGGACTCCGACGGCTTATAACGTCTCGTACTACAGCAACGAAGGTGTTGATAATGCAATTATGGGTGGCTTAAAAACCGCAGATCCGGAACAGCGTGCTAAAGCTTACGCGACTGCTCAACAATTGATTTGGAAGGATGCACCAATTGTATTCTTGGGTACTCCGGACAATTTAGTGGGCAAAAAGAAGAAACTGGCGGGTGTTTCGATGCTGGCTGATGGTTCTTTACTGTTTAATCAAGCGAAGTTTAACTAA
- a CDS encoding ABC transporter permease, whose protein sequence is MLSYVVRRLLEMIPVLLVVSLLVFAFIKLLPGDPARVYAGEDAPIEAIQAARVQLGLDKPLPQQYFHWLNGLAHGDMGITYRTRQPVTEVIAKSFMPTLWLALAGFAWSVVLGLLVGVVSALKRGKWQDWTLMSLAIGGISVPPFWLGLLLIQFVAMPFGIFSVSGFNQPSDIILPAFTLGASVAAVMARFTRSAFLEVAQEDYVRTAHSKGLRARLVTWKHIMRNALIPVITMLGLQFGFLLGGSIVVERVFSWPGLGWLLIESIQTQDQPVIQGLVMLFVLEFIVINLLVDLLYAVVNPAIRLR, encoded by the coding sequence GTGTTATCGTATGTTGTTCGTCGATTGTTAGAAATGATCCCGGTACTGCTGGTGGTCTCCTTACTGGTGTTTGCATTTATCAAACTACTACCGGGAGATCCGGCACGCGTATATGCGGGAGAAGATGCTCCTATCGAAGCAATCCAGGCTGCAAGAGTGCAGCTTGGACTCGATAAGCCATTACCCCAGCAGTATTTTCATTGGTTGAATGGGTTAGCTCATGGAGACATGGGGATTACTTATCGTACTCGTCAACCTGTCACAGAAGTTATTGCTAAAAGCTTTATGCCGACTTTGTGGCTGGCATTAGCTGGCTTCGCCTGGTCTGTTGTTTTAGGCCTGTTAGTTGGGGTTGTTTCTGCATTAAAAAGAGGTAAGTGGCAAGACTGGACTTTAATGAGCCTGGCTATTGGTGGGATATCTGTCCCCCCATTTTGGCTGGGCTTATTACTTATCCAGTTTGTTGCTATGCCATTTGGTATTTTTTCCGTCAGCGGGTTCAACCAGCCAAGCGATATCATTTTACCTGCTTTTACATTAGGCGCTTCAGTGGCAGCGGTTATGGCGCGTTTTACTCGCTCGGCTTTTTTAGAAGTCGCTCAGGAAGATTATGTGCGTACTGCTCACTCAAAGGGATTACGTGCCCGATTAGTGACATGGAAGCATATTATGCGAAATGCCCTCATTCCGGTTATTACTATGCTTGGGTTACAGTTCGGATTTCTGTTAGGAGGCTCTATTGTTGTTGAACGAGTATTTAGCTGGCCTGGTTTGGGATGGCTATTGATTGAATCTATTCAAACTCAGGATCAGCCTGTTATTCAGGGACTAGTGATGTTGTTTGTTCTGGAATTTATAGTGATCAACTTACTGGTCGATCTCTTGTATGCGGTTGTGAACCCGGCTATTCGGTTACGTTAG